Proteins from a genomic interval of Scophthalmus maximus strain ysfricsl-2021 chromosome 22, ASM2237912v1, whole genome shotgun sequence:
- the smim13 gene encoding small integral membrane protein 13, giving the protein MWQSVGLTLLVIVATLVCALLFMLFGWYVVWQLFLSKFKFLRELVGEAGTPKAETQPSETKSERAANAPTRNRPRTARQRVASAESTS; this is encoded by the exons ATGTGGCAAAGTGTCGGGCTCACGCTGCTGGTCATTGTGGCCACACTTGTCTGCGCGCTGCTCTTCATGTTGTTCG GTTGGTATGTAGTCTGGCAGCTCTTCCTGTCCAAGTTCAAGTTCCTGCGCGAGCTTGTCGGCGAGGCAGGGACCCCGAAGGCCGAAACTCAACCGTCCGAAACCAAGAGCGAACGCGCCGCCAACGCCCCGACCCGGAATCGGCCCAGGACTGCACGCCAAAGAGTTGCCTCTGCAGAAAGCACTTCATAG
- the zc3h12ab gene encoding ribonuclease ZC3H12A, whose amino-acid sequence MNTDVAFPPSGHSWSKIPTTTRLNATDSDEPAWILPPLLTVQNSSRPPCDTMSSGEPEPSPEPQQPEGQMDFFHKLGYSTAQVRTVQHKFGPNMDTDKVLGELVRIGAGQEAKQGPVTTVSVVLPWGDVQAAGPTLQLPFSASTPPSSEDEDALRPVVIDGSNVAMSHGNKEVFSCLGIQLAVNFFLDRGHTEVNVFVPSWRKEQPRPDVPITDQHILHDLERRNILVFTPSRRVAGKRVVCNDDSFIVKLAFESDGIVVSNDMYRDLQGEKPEWKRFIDERLLMYSFVNNKFMPPDDPLGRHGPTLENFLRRFPKTQKKHLCPYGKKCTFGIKCKFHHPERAKQSNRLVADELRENAKHTSSAQKQRSACSSPVPGQSLLLVEDMARKLTLGHKSVSVKKDHRNEHVAPAKTSHRSSKKATCRKEKGSQHISSSDHSSVWHGGSQEQLDSGLGSIDSQPWSLHDYQYGPTYRSSQHVHGGRQQCGPPRSAPCSCCTHASPARGNAPAFQHRSQQHSMGPVGSHSSDLGPYGPPHYHGYGAYPVSMPAAYSQPTDFQQSRVHRQQQIYWSDPFGAHPAAVRSVPGEHSQWEPPQGTHQGPPRSEEREVVRKKLRAIFSAHLVDTAMDMFPQMMDPQKLVAEILMLQSQSRSQR is encoded by the exons atgaatACTGACGTCGCTTTTCCCCCATCCGGTCACTCGTGGAGTAAAATCCCCACCACGACCCGTCTGAACGCCACAGACTCTGACGAGCCTGCATGGATCTTGCCTCCACTCCTCACTGTTCAAAactcctcccgtcctccctgTGACACAATGTCCTCCGGTGAACCTGAGCCTTCCCCGGAGCCCCAGCAGCCGGAGGGCCAGATGGACTTCTTCCACAAGCTGGGCTACTCCACGGCTCAGGTTCGGACCGTTCAGCACAAGTTTGGCCCCAACATGGACACGGATAAGGTTCTGGGGGAGCTGGTGAGGATCGGCGCCGGTCAGGAGGCCAAGCAGGGGCCGGTGACCACGGTGTCGGTGGTGCTGCCCTGGGGGGACGTCCAGGCCGCGGGCCCCACGCTGCAGCTGCCCTTCTCTGCATCGACTCCTCCGAGCAGCGAGGACGAAGACGCCCTGAGACCCGTTGTTATAGACGGAAGCAACGTGGCCATGAG CCACGGGAACAAGGAAGTCTTCTCGTGTCTGGGAATCCAGTTGGCGGTGAACTTCTTCCTGGACCGAGGCCACACTGAGGTCAACGTGTTTGTTCCCTCGTGGAGGAAGGAGCAGCCCCGGCCCGATGTTCCCATCACAG ATCAGCACATTCTGCACGACCTGGAGAGGAGGAACATCCTGGTGTTCACGCCGTCGCGGCGCGTCGCGGGCAAACGAGTGGTCTGCAACGACGACAGCTTCATCGTCAAGCTGGCCTTCGAGTCTGACGGCATCGTCGTGTCCAACGACATGTACCGGGACCTTCAGGGCGAGAAGCCGGAGTGGAAGCGCTTCATCGACGAGAGGCTGCTCATGTACTCCTTCGTTAATAACAA GTTCATGCCACCTGACGATCCTCTAGGCCGCCACGGACCAACCCTGGAGAACTTCCTGCGGAGGTTTCCAAAGACCCAGAAAAAACACCTGTGCCCTTATG GAAAGAAATGTACATTTGGGATCAAATGTAAATTCCACCATCCCGAGCGTGCCAAACAGTCCAATCGCTTGGTCGCCGATGAGCTTCGGGAGAACGCTAAGCACACGTCGTCTGCGCAGAAGCAACGTTCGGCATGCTCCAGCCCTGTGCCGGGGCAGAGCCTACTGCTGGTGGAGGATATGGCCAGGAAACTGACTCTGGGACATAAGAGCGTTTCTGTCAAGAAAGATCATAGAAATGAACACGTTGCTCCGGCAAAGACGAGTCACCGCTCCAGTAAAAAGGCCACATGCAGGAAGGAGAAGGGCAGCCAACACATCTCCTCTTCTGACCACAGCTCAGTGTGGCACGGTGGAtctcaggagcagctggactctGGTTTGGGCTCCATTGACAGTCAGCCCTGGAGTCTGCATGATTACCAGTATGGGCCGACATACAGGAGCAGCCAGCATGTCCACGGTGGACGACAGCAGTGCGGCCCCCCGAGAAGTGCGCCGTGCAGCTGCTGCACGCATGCCTCCCCCGCTCGGGGGAACGCACCAGCTTTCCAGCACCGCAGCCAGCAACACAGCATGGGGCCAGTCGGCAGCCACAGCTCTGATTTAGGTCCCTACGGCCCACCTCATTACCACGGCTATGGTGCGTACCCGGTCAGCATGCCCGCTGCGTACAGTCAGCCCACGGACTTCCAGCAGAGCAGAGTCCACCGCCAGCAGCAGATATACTGGTCTGACCCGTTCGGGGCCCACCCTGCGGCGGTCCGCAGCGTGCCGGGGGAGCACTCCCAGTGGGAGCCTCCTCAGGGGACGCATCAGGGTCCTCCCAGaagcgaggagagagaggtcgTCCGGAAGAAGCTCCGCGCCATCTTCAGTGCCCACCTGGTGGACACGGCCATGGACATGTTTCCCCAGATGATGGATCCGCAGAAGCTTGTCGCCGAGATCCTCATGCTGCAGAGTCAGAGCCGGTCGCAGAGATGA
- the LOC118292502 gene encoding fibrous sheath CABYR-binding protein-like, whose product MEIHHYIWLFSIINSCSGSGPGFNDDPDIDPRFYNLDWMESIPDETSVSALSIPGTHESLSLHGGPLAICQVWTLDKQLKMGLRYFDVHVGNFFYTQKYIYIRDSHWMFWQHIDFDEVLRTIFHFLNGHSSECVLVKVTIHGSFEGKVRELLTELIEKYRDKIWTKPSVPNMKQVRGKIVFIKSKMFYPGTENRESFFFENKKLINVESKVRNIRSQLCGHHIVLTDSAASRFENPKKLAQTLNKQLNNFVVQHKQSSSNQGCLGVLSMNFPGADLIKNIIQLKPCNCVKGANAEDEKGKIQVTAEPKSKPDLETTDETTSGPESETAAEEEPAADMTTPGLDLETTDEATPGPESDTTGEEPPAPDSTMPVPEMETAAEEEPAADTTTLGSDLETTDVAPSGPESDTAAEEEPAADITTPGSDLETTDEATPGPESDTTAEESPAPDSTMPVPEMETAAEEEPAADITTPGSDLETTDEATPGPESDTTGEEPPAPDSTMPVPELETAAEEEPAADTTTLGSDLETTDEAPSGPESDTAAEEEPAADITTPGSDFETTDEASPGPESDTTAEESPAPDSTMPVPEMETAAEEEPAADTATLGSDLETTDEAPSGLESETAAEEEPAADITTPGLDLETTDEATPGPESDTTGEEPPAPDSTMPVPELETAAEEEPAADTTTLGSDLETTDEAPSGSESDTAAEEEPAADITTPGSDLETTDEATPGPESDTTAEESPAPDSTMPVPEMETAAEEEPAADITTPGSDLETTVEATPGPESDTTGEEPPAPDSTMPVPEMETAAEEEPAADTTTLGSDLETTDEAPSGPESDTAAEEEPAADITTPGSDLETTDEASPGPESDTTGEEPPAPDSTMPVPELETAAEEEPAADTTTLGSDLETTDEAPSGSESDTAAEEEPAADITTPGSDLETTDEMKQLLDLSLTQQLKNRQHQTQQCLCLSWKQQLKKNLQQT is encoded by the exons ATGGAGATCCATCATTACATCTGGCTTTTCTCTAT AATAAACTCTTGTTCAGGTTCAGGACCAGGTTTCAATGATGACCCAGACATAGATCCAAGGTTTTATAACCTTGACTGGATGGAATCTATACCTGATGAGACTTCAGTATCTGCTCTCTCCATACCTGGAACACATGAAAGCTTATCATTACACGGAGGACCTCTTGCTATATGTCAAGTTTGGACATTGGACAAACAACTAAAAATGGGACTACGGTATTTTGATGTGCAtgttgggaattttttttatacccaaaaatatatttatatccgGGATAGTCATTGGATGTTTTGGCAACATATTGATTTTGATGAAGTGCTCAGGACTATTTTCCACTTTTTAAATGGCCACAGTAgtgagtgtgtgcttgtgaaaGTAACAATACATGGAAGTTTCGAGGGGAAAGTCAGAGAATTGTTGACTGAATTAATTGAAAAGTACAGAGATAAAATATGGACCAAGCCATCAGTACCAAACATGAAGCAGGTGAGGGGCaagattgttttcatcaagagtAAGATGTTCTATCCTGGCACAGAAAACCGtgagtcttttttctttgaaaacaagAAGCTAATCAATGTAGAAAGCAAAGTAAGGAATATCAGGTCACAACTCTGCGGTCACCACATTGTGTTGACTGACAGTGCAGCATCACGGTTTGAGAATCCTAAAAAGCTGGCTCAAACACTTAACAAGCAGCTAAATAACTTTGTGGTACAACATAAGCAAAGCTCCTCAAACCAAGGCTGCTTAGGAGTCCTAAGCATGAACTTCCCGGGTGCTGATCTTATTAAAAACATCATTCAACTCAAACCATGCAATTGTGTAAAAGGCGCAAATGCAGAAGATGAAAAAGGGAAGATTCAAGTGACAGCTGAGCCAAAATCCAAGCcggatttggaaacaacagatgaaacaACATCTGGGCCTGAGtcggaaacagcagctgaagaagaacctgcagcagacatgACGACACCTGGATTggatttggaaacaacagatgaagcaactcctggacctgagtctgaTACAACAGGTGAAGAACCACCTGCACCAGACTCAACAATGCCTGTGCCTGagatggaaacagcagctgaagaagaacctgcagcagacacaacaacacttgggtcagatctggaaacaacagatgtgGCACCATCTGGGCCTgagtcagacacagcagctgaagaagaacctgcagcagacataacGACACCTGGATcggatttggaaacaacagatgaagcaactcctggacctgagtctgacacAACAGCTGAAGAATCGCCTGCACCAGACTCAACAATGCCTGTGCCTGagatggaaacagcagctgaagaagaacctgcagcagacataacAACACCTGGATcggatttggaaacaacagatgaagcaactcctggacctgagtctgacacaacaggtgaAGAACCACCTGCACCAGACTCAACAATGCCTGTGCCTgagttggaaacagcagctgaagaagaacctgcagcagacacaacaacacttgggtcagatctggaaacaacagatgaagcaccATCTGGGCCTgagtcagacacagcagctgaagaagaacctgcagcagacataacGACACCTGGATCGGATTTcgaaacaacagatgaagcaagtcctggacctgagtctgacacAACAGCTGAAGAATCGCCTGCACCAGACTCAACAATGCCTGTGCCTGagatggaaacagcagctgaagaagaacctgcagcagacacagcaACACTTGGGTCAGatctggaaacaacagatgaagcaccATCTGGGCTTGAGtcggaaacagcagctgaagaagaacctgcagcagacataacGACACCTGGATTggatttggaaacaacagatgaagcaactcctggacctgagtctgacacaacaggtgaAGAACCACCTGCACCAGACTCAACAATGCCTGTGCCTgagttggaaacagcagctgaagaagaacctgcagcagacacaacaacacttgggtcagatctggaaacaacagatgaagcaccATCTGGGTCTgagtcagacacagcagctgaagaagaacctgcagcagacataacGACACCTGGATcggatttggaaacaacagatgaagcaactcctggacctgagtctgacacAACAGCTGAAGAATCGCCTGCACCAGACTCAACAATGCCTGTGCCTGagatggaaacagcagctgaagaagaacctgcagcagacataacGACACCTGGATcggatttggaaacaacagttgaagcaactcctggacctgagtctgacacaacaggtgaAGAACCACCTGCACCAGACTCAACAATGCCTGTGCCTGagatggaaacagcagctgaagaagaacctgcagcagacacaacaacacttgggtcagatctggaaacaacagatgaagcaccATCTGGGCCTgagtcagacacagcagctgaagaagaacctgcagcagacataacGACACCTGGATcggatttggaaacaacagatgaagcaagtcctggacctgagtctgacacaacaggtgaAGAACCACCTGCACCAGACTCAACAATGCCTGTGCCTgagttggaaacagcagctgaagaagaacctgcagcagacacaacaacacttggGTCAGATCttgaaacaacagatgaagcaccATCTGGGTCTgagtcagacacagcagctgaagaagaacctgcagcagacataacGACACCTGGATcggatttggaaacaacagatgaa atgaagcaactcctggacctgagtctgacacAACAGCTGAAGAATCGCCAGCACCAGACTCAACAATGCCTGTGCCTgagttggaaacagcagctgaagaagaacctgcagcagacataa
- the oscp1a gene encoding protein OSCP1a isoform X2 — MLNGKFAFDLQGAQLLLMLTSCTSLCLGAKPSLVSGKMSVRTLPLVFINLGGEMIYILDQRLRASNTSDDNSEKVMNDIVGTMFSKAFIDELLKPQQLYSHRTLKTVLTRLAHASIMRLNPASMERLYELMVMAFKYQVFLCPRPKDLLLISYNHIDTIREFVKDTPVVVNQVDETHRKIIEVYSSLSEGEFQLLRQTLLIFFQDMHVRVSLFLKNQVQRPTGRFALSTSGPVPHGIEVPGLIRTCNSKGREVRRSEFPTGGSYSSPVREGCFELHGDRVTRLGRNMYTLSHPEETRTSKAPSVKTSDAPNLLAKEELNLLARLMGSMKAENKTKVEAGFQINLFTTDQEEEEAGDPSGAEDSMSGVINIQAMQDEQAATELARIAGQFTEQEEPENPYCNKGDDLLAMMDDL; from the exons ATGCTAAATGGCAAATTTGCTTTCGATCTGCAAGGGGCTCAACTGCTTCTGATGCTTACTTCCTGCACCAGCTTATGTCTTGGAGCTAAGCCCTCCCTTGTTTCAGGCAAGATGTCCGTGAGAACTCTCCCCCTGGTTTTCATTAATCTCGGTGGAGAGATGATTTACATACTGGACCAACGCCTGCGAGCTTCCAACACGTCTGATGACAATTCAGAGAAAG TTATGAATGACATCGTCGGGACCATGTTTAGTAAAGCCTTTATCGACGAACTCCTCAAACCTCAGCAGCTGTATTCCCACAGGACCCTGAAAACAGTGCTCACTCGCCTAGCACATGCCTCCATCATGAGGTTGAACCCCGCCAGCATGGAAAGG CTTTACGAGCTGATGGTGATGGCGTTCAAATATCAAGTCTTCCTTTGTCCACGGCCAAAAGACTTGCTGCTCATCTCGTACAATCACATAGACACCATCAGGGAATTCGTCAAAGACACTCCCGTGGTTGTGAACCAAGTGGACGAGACACACAGGAAGATTATTGAG GTGTACTCGTCGCTATCGGAAGGTGAATTCCAGCTTCTCAGACAAACACTGCTCATATTTTTTCAAGACATGCATGTTCGA GTGTCACTTTTCCTCAAGAATCAAGTTCAGAGGCCCACTGGACGTTTTGCCCTGTCAACCTCAGGTCCAGTGCCTCATGGGATAGAGGTTCCAGGGTTAATTAG gACGTGTAACAGTAAGGGCAGAGAAGTGAGACGGAGCGAATTCCCCACTGGAGGAAGTTACAGCAGCCCTGTGAGGGAGGGATGTTTCGAACTGCATGGCGACAGAGTCACCAGACTGGGCAGGAACAT GTACACTCTGAGCCATCCAGAGGAGACACGCACCTCCAAGGCTCCCTCTGTCAAG ACAAGTGATGCTCCCAACCTGTTGGCCAAGGAGGAGCTCAACCTGCTGGCTCGTCTGATGGGCAGCATGAAGGCTGAGAACAAGACCAAAGTTGAAGCTGGATTTCAGATCAATCTATTTACAACAgaccaagaggaggaggaagc GGGTGATCCAAGTGGAGCTGAGGACTCCATGTCTGGAGTGATAAATATTCAAGCCATGCAG GATGAACAGGCTGCTACTGAGCTGGCTCGAATCGCTGGACAGTTCACAGAACAAGAGGAGCCTGAAAACCCCTACTGTAACAAAGGAGACGACCTGCTGGCCATGATGGACGACCTCTGA
- the oscp1a gene encoding protein OSCP1a isoform X1, protein MLNGKFAFDLQGAQLLLMLTSCTSLCLGAKPSLVSGKMSVRTLPLVFINLGGEMIYILDQRLRASNTSDDNSEKGVWSENDRKRVMNDIVGTMFSKAFIDELLKPQQLYSHRTLKTVLTRLAHASIMRLNPASMERLYELMVMAFKYQVFLCPRPKDLLLISYNHIDTIREFVKDTPVVVNQVDETHRKIIEVYSSLSEGEFQLLRQTLLIFFQDMHVRVSLFLKNQVQRPTGRFALSTSGPVPHGIEVPGLIRTCNSKGREVRRSEFPTGGSYSSPVREGCFELHGDRVTRLGRNMYTLSHPEETRTSKAPSVKTSDAPNLLAKEELNLLARLMGSMKAENKTKVEAGFQINLFTTDQEEEEAGDPSGAEDSMSGVINIQAMQDEQAATELARIAGQFTEQEEPENPYCNKGDDLLAMMDDL, encoded by the exons ATGCTAAATGGCAAATTTGCTTTCGATCTGCAAGGGGCTCAACTGCTTCTGATGCTTACTTCCTGCACCAGCTTATGTCTTGGAGCTAAGCCCTCCCTTGTTTCAGGCAAGATGTCCGTGAGAACTCTCCCCCTGGTTTTCATTAATCTCGGTGGAGAGATGATTTACATACTGGACCAACGCCTGCGAGCTTCCAACACGTCTGATGACAATTCAGAGAAAG GAGTGTggtcagaaaatgacagaaaaagag TTATGAATGACATCGTCGGGACCATGTTTAGTAAAGCCTTTATCGACGAACTCCTCAAACCTCAGCAGCTGTATTCCCACAGGACCCTGAAAACAGTGCTCACTCGCCTAGCACATGCCTCCATCATGAGGTTGAACCCCGCCAGCATGGAAAGG CTTTACGAGCTGATGGTGATGGCGTTCAAATATCAAGTCTTCCTTTGTCCACGGCCAAAAGACTTGCTGCTCATCTCGTACAATCACATAGACACCATCAGGGAATTCGTCAAAGACACTCCCGTGGTTGTGAACCAAGTGGACGAGACACACAGGAAGATTATTGAG GTGTACTCGTCGCTATCGGAAGGTGAATTCCAGCTTCTCAGACAAACACTGCTCATATTTTTTCAAGACATGCATGTTCGA GTGTCACTTTTCCTCAAGAATCAAGTTCAGAGGCCCACTGGACGTTTTGCCCTGTCAACCTCAGGTCCAGTGCCTCATGGGATAGAGGTTCCAGGGTTAATTAG gACGTGTAACAGTAAGGGCAGAGAAGTGAGACGGAGCGAATTCCCCACTGGAGGAAGTTACAGCAGCCCTGTGAGGGAGGGATGTTTCGAACTGCATGGCGACAGAGTCACCAGACTGGGCAGGAACAT GTACACTCTGAGCCATCCAGAGGAGACACGCACCTCCAAGGCTCCCTCTGTCAAG ACAAGTGATGCTCCCAACCTGTTGGCCAAGGAGGAGCTCAACCTGCTGGCTCGTCTGATGGGCAGCATGAAGGCTGAGAACAAGACCAAAGTTGAAGCTGGATTTCAGATCAATCTATTTACAACAgaccaagaggaggaggaagc GGGTGATCCAAGTGGAGCTGAGGACTCCATGTCTGGAGTGATAAATATTCAAGCCATGCAG GATGAACAGGCTGCTACTGAGCTGGCTCGAATCGCTGGACAGTTCACAGAACAAGAGGAGCCTGAAAACCCCTACTGTAACAAAGGAGACGACCTGCTGGCCATGATGGACGACCTCTGA
- the oscp1a gene encoding protein OSCP1a isoform X3 → MNDIVGTMFSKAFIDELLKPQQLYSHRTLKTVLTRLAHASIMRLNPASMERLYELMVMAFKYQVFLCPRPKDLLLISYNHIDTIREFVKDTPVVVNQVDETHRKIIEVYSSLSEGEFQLLRQTLLIFFQDMHVRVSLFLKNQVQRPTGRFALSTSGPVPHGIEVPGLIRTCNSKGREVRRSEFPTGGSYSSPVREGCFELHGDRVTRLGRNMYTLSHPEETRTSKAPSVKTSDAPNLLAKEELNLLARLMGSMKAENKTKVEAGFQINLFTTDQEEEEAGDPSGAEDSMSGVINIQAMQDEQAATELARIAGQFTEQEEPENPYCNKGDDLLAMMDDL, encoded by the exons ATGAATGACATCGTCGGGACCATGTTTAGTAAAGCCTTTATCGACGAACTCCTCAAACCTCAGCAGCTGTATTCCCACAGGACCCTGAAAACAGTGCTCACTCGCCTAGCACATGCCTCCATCATGAGGTTGAACCCCGCCAGCATGGAAAGG CTTTACGAGCTGATGGTGATGGCGTTCAAATATCAAGTCTTCCTTTGTCCACGGCCAAAAGACTTGCTGCTCATCTCGTACAATCACATAGACACCATCAGGGAATTCGTCAAAGACACTCCCGTGGTTGTGAACCAAGTGGACGAGACACACAGGAAGATTATTGAG GTGTACTCGTCGCTATCGGAAGGTGAATTCCAGCTTCTCAGACAAACACTGCTCATATTTTTTCAAGACATGCATGTTCGA GTGTCACTTTTCCTCAAGAATCAAGTTCAGAGGCCCACTGGACGTTTTGCCCTGTCAACCTCAGGTCCAGTGCCTCATGGGATAGAGGTTCCAGGGTTAATTAG gACGTGTAACAGTAAGGGCAGAGAAGTGAGACGGAGCGAATTCCCCACTGGAGGAAGTTACAGCAGCCCTGTGAGGGAGGGATGTTTCGAACTGCATGGCGACAGAGTCACCAGACTGGGCAGGAACAT GTACACTCTGAGCCATCCAGAGGAGACACGCACCTCCAAGGCTCCCTCTGTCAAG ACAAGTGATGCTCCCAACCTGTTGGCCAAGGAGGAGCTCAACCTGCTGGCTCGTCTGATGGGCAGCATGAAGGCTGAGAACAAGACCAAAGTTGAAGCTGGATTTCAGATCAATCTATTTACAACAgaccaagaggaggaggaagc GGGTGATCCAAGTGGAGCTGAGGACTCCATGTCTGGAGTGATAAATATTCAAGCCATGCAG GATGAACAGGCTGCTACTGAGCTGGCTCGAATCGCTGGACAGTTCACAGAACAAGAGGAGCCTGAAAACCCCTACTGTAACAAAGGAGACGACCTGCTGGCCATGATGGACGACCTCTGA
- the lsm10 gene encoding U7 snRNA-associated Sm-like protein LSm10 has protein sequence MEAEGDESPAAVRPGPVEVVNSIRERTIAENSMVVLLQGLQGEVTTVDMRNESTARGRVVNVDAFMNVRLEEVLYRDRRGRLTELQDLFITGRNVRYVHIPDHIDIMKTIQSQLAKIHRVRNFASQGGGRKEFAKKTK, from the coding sequence ATGGAGGCGGAGGGAGATGAATCCCCGGCGGCGGTGCGCCCGGGGCCGGTCGAAGTCGTCAACTCTATTCGAGAGCGCACGATCGCCGAGAACAGCATGGTGGTCCTGCTGCAGGGTCTGCAGGGGGAGGTGACCACGGTGGACATGAGGAACGAGAGCACGGCGCGCGGCCGCGTGGTCAACGTGGACGCCTTCATGAACGTACGCCTGGAGGAGGTGCTGTACCGGGACCGACGAGGTCGGCTCACCGAGCTGCAGGACCTGTTCATCACTGGTAGAAATGTCCGCTACGTTCACATCCCAGACCACATTGACATAATGAAAACCATACAGAGTCAGCTGGCCAAGATTCACAGAGTCCGCAACTTTGCCAGTCAAGGGGGAGGCAGAAAAGAGTTtgccaagaaaacaaaatag